The Shouchella patagoniensis genome includes a window with the following:
- a CDS encoding helix-turn-helix domain-containing protein, protein MNFFSYEKEKKNEIFEKHRNEFMKWRNELQELNKPFFMIPTDFKHIFLKDISGGALKLYLFLGFHAKYHTGESWYSLEQVGSFFDKDPRTIANWFKELEELGLVFRGQKGIMMKANTFLKPYGFSFYEVENEKNTSRDVFDHIEENFEYTPSFGLMLNYSLKDFTFIQVSKKGSEFLCSCFYNFDTNEIKILRDGLIKRDIRFDNFDIDSPLQRSTKNVQVIYNYLMRYLDEKTM, encoded by the coding sequence ATGAATTTTTTTTCATACGAAAAAGAGAAAAAGAATGAAATTTTCGAAAAACACAGAAATGAGTTTATGAAGTGGAGAAATGAATTACAAGAATTGAATAAACCTTTTTTTATGATCCCTACCGATTTTAAGCACATCTTTCTAAAAGACATTAGTGGAGGAGCTCTGAAGCTTTATTTGTTTTTAGGTTTCCATGCAAAATATCATACAGGGGAGAGTTGGTATAGTTTAGAACAAGTTGGCTCCTTTTTCGATAAAGACCCTAGAACTATTGCAAATTGGTTTAAGGAATTGGAAGAGTTAGGGTTGGTTTTTAGAGGTCAAAAAGGGATTATGATGAAAGCAAATACCTTTCTAAAACCTTATGGATTTTCTTTCTATGAAGTAGAGAATGAAAAGAATACTTCTCGAGATGTGTTCGATCACATAGAAGAGAATTTTGAATATACACCTTCGTTTGGATTGATGTTAAATTACAGTTTAAAAGACTTCACATTTATACAAGTTTCTAAAAAAGGTTCTGAGTTTCTTTGTTCTTGCTTCTACAATTTTGACACCAATGAGATTAAAATACTTAGAGATGGTCTTATAAAAAGAGATATCAGATTTGACAATTTTGATATTGATTCTCCACTTCAAAGAAGTACCAAAAATGTACAGGTGATTTATAATTATTTAATGAGATATTTAGACGAAAAAACTATGTAA